Proteins encoded within one genomic window of Megalopta genalis isolate 19385.01 chromosome 10, iyMegGena1_principal, whole genome shotgun sequence:
- the vvl gene encoding ventral veins lacking encodes MAATTYMPIGSAVSSELDGGSGTGIGMNIAVGGYSSSSPRSAADAGEMKYMPAPQHHHHHHHHHQVTSSPSPNGLSHPTASLSAANPWVSLQPSSDHWASSMGMHHTSHHPHHHPHQTNAGLDVKPLAAAAATAAAAAAAANDQSMHPHRGGPHQSPGMASPHPWHAPVVPSAHYNPSGGAASPTALQQYHAAMNGMLHTHPHQHHPQLHNHQTGLHPNLRDPGSPVGHALHPGHAHDRDHSAGEDEQPTSDDLEAFAKQFKQRRIKLGFTQADVGLALGTLYGNVFSQTTICRFEALQLSFKNMCKLKPLLQKWLEEADSTTGSPTSIDKIAAQGRKRKKRTSIEVSVKGALEQHFHKQPKPSAQEITTLADSLQLEKEVVRVWFCNRRQKEKRMTPPNTLGDGIMEGMPPGHQGQAGLHQGYHPQDHLHGSPMGHSHSPPMLSPQGLTAHSLAAH; translated from the coding sequence ATGGCCGCTACCACGTACATGCCGATTGGTAGCGCAGTGTCGTCCGAGCTTGATGGTGGTTCGGGTACCGGGATCGGGATGAACATCGCCGTGGGTGGCTACTCCTCGAGCTCGCCTCGCAGCGCCGCCGACGCCGGGGAGATGAAGTACATGCCGGCGCCGCAACATCAtcaccatcatcatcatcatcaccagGTGACGTCGTCCCCGTCGCCGAATGGGCTCTCGCACCCGACGGCGTCGCTCTCGGCGGCGAACCCCTGGGTCAGCCTGCAGCCGAGCAGCGACCACTGGGCGTCCTCGATGGGGATGCATCACACCAGCCATCACCCTCATCATCATCCGCACCAGACGAATGCCGGGCTGGACGTGAAGCCcttggcggcggcggcggcgacggccgcggccgcggccgctgcGGCCAACGACCAGTCGATGCACCCGCACCGCGGCGGGCCCCATCAGTCCCCTGGCATGGCCTCGCCGCATCCTTGGCACGCGCCGGTCGTCCCGTCGGCGCATTACAATCCGTCGGGTGGCGCGGCCTCGCCCACCGCCCTGCAACAATACCACGCCGCGATGAACGGCATGCTGCACACGCACCCGCACCAACACCATCCCCAGCTGCACAACCACCAGACCGGCCTGCATCCGAACCTGAGGGACCCGGGCTCGCCGGTCGGCCACGCGCTCCACCCGGGCCACGCGCACGACCGGGACCATAGCGCCGGCGAGGACGAACAGCCGACCTCCGACGATCTCGAGGCGTTCGCGAAACAGTTCAAACAGCGGAGAATCAAGCTCGGATTTACCCAGGCGGACGTCGGGCTCGCGCTAGGTACCCTTTACGGGAACGTCTTCTCGCAGACGACGATATGCAGGTTCGAGGCTCTGCAGCTGAGCTTCAAGAACATGTGCAAGCTGAAGCCGCTGCTGCAGAAGTGGCTCGAGGAGGCGGACTCGACGACCGGCTCGCCGACGAGCATCGACAAGATCGCCGCCCAGGGCAGGAAACGGAAGAAGCGCACCTCGATCGAGGTGTCGGTGAAGGGCGCCCTCGAGCAACACTTTCACAAACAGCCGAAACCGTCCGCCCAGGAGATCACCACCCTCGCGGACAGCCTGCAGCTCGAGAAGGAGGTGGTCAGGGTGTGGTTCTGCAACCGACGGCAGAAGGAGAAGAGGATGACGCCGCCGAACACGCTCGGCGACGGTATCATGGAGGGCATGCCGCCCGGCCACCAAGGACAGGCGGGTCTGCATCAGGGTTACCATCCGCAGGATCACCTCCACGGCAGCCCCATGGGCCACAGCCACAGTCCGCCTATGCTCAGTCCTCAGGGTCTCACGGCCCACTCGTTGGCGGCCCACTAG